DNA sequence from the Janibacter sp. CX7 genome:
AGGGCGACGCCCGCGTCGCGGACCCGCCGCAGCGCGAGCCAGACGCTGGGCCCGAGTGCGTCGACGTGGACGTCGCCGCCCGAGCCGTAGGAGTGGCGGCGCATGCCGGTGTGCGCCTCGTAGAGGGCGAAGAGCGCGCTCACGGCGCGGCGGTGACCCTCGCGCACCCCGACCGCGGCGTAGGGGTTGGGCTGGAGAAGCTCGCTCCACGAGTACTTCTTCGCCCAGTGGCCCGCCTTGGTGCGGCGGGTCGGACGCAGCCGGAGCCGGGGGGCCCGCTCCCGCCCCCAGGTGTGCAGCGGCGCCTGGACCCGCTCGACGACGAGCGCGACGGGTGCGCCCTGGGTCAGGGGCTCCGGGTCGGGGTCGCGAGCCAGCGGCGCGAGCGCGTCCTCCCACGGCCGGGTCGGCGGGCTCGGCTCGACGCCGCCCGCAGATCCGCCGAGGACCTCGCGGACGCTGACCACGACGGCGACGGCGTGCTTGCAGTCACGGGCCACGGGGCAGCTGCAGCGGGCGCCCCACTCGACGACGGCATCCCTCGGGTCGCTGCGCAGGGAGACGATGGTCTGGTAGGTGTCCCGCTCCGAGCCGGCCACCTTGGCCACGACGACCCGGCCCCGGTTGAGCGTCGCCACCTGCTGGACCATGCCACGCTCCGCGTAGTCGAGACCGCGCTCGAAGGACCCCTCGTCCGTCGCGGCGAGGATCTCGTCGTCGCTCAGCCCGCGGACCCACGTGGCGGACTCGACGTCCCAGACCACGGGTCAGCCCCGCTACGAGGACGAAGGGAGGATCGGCATGCCCCCACCGTAGGCCGGTACCCCGTCACCGCCTCACCACGACCGCCGCCTGTGGACAGGCACCCACCGCACTCCCCGCCTGTGGACCCAGCCGTGGCCTCGCGCCGCCCGACGACGCGACGTCCCCCTTCGCCATGCGGTAGATTGGTTGACGTAACAACTATTACCCAGGAGCCCTCCATGGCCACCCACGCCTTCCCCGAGCCCGTCGTCGTCACCCACGGACCGAGCGATCCCGACGCGCCGCTCGTCGTGCTGCTGCACGGCCGCGGGTCGCACGAGGGCGAGATCATCTCGCTCGCTCCGCATCTGCCGCAGGGCCTGCAATACGCTGCGGTGCGCGCACCGATCGCCGAGGGTGGGGGCTTCGCGTGGTTCGCCAACCGTGGCATCGGCCGGCCGGTCGCCGAGTCGCTCGCCGCGACCATGGCGTGGTTTCGCGCCTGGCTCGACGACGTGGCCCCGGAGGGCCGCCCCGTGGTGCTCGTCGGATTCAGCGGTGGCGCCGCCTTCGCCGGCGGGCTCCTGCTGGCCGACCCCCAGCGCTTCGTGGGCGGGGCGATCCTCTTCGCGACGATGCCCTTCGACGCGGGCCTGCCGACCACGCCGGAGCGACTCGCGGGCACCTCGACGCTCGTCATCCAGGGCGACACCGACCAGGTCATCCCCCGCGAACTCCTCGACCGGACGTGGAACTACCTCACCGGCGAGTCCGGCGCCACGACGACGGCGCTGCGCGAGCCGGGTGGGCACGACCTCACCGCCGCCAGCCGGCAGGCCCTGTCGGCCTGGCTCGAGGACGTCACCGCCTGACGGTCGCGTCAGACCCCCGCGCAGCGCGCGGTCACCGCGTCGACGAGGTCGTCGAGGCCCGGGGCGTGGCTGCGGCGGATCAGTCTGCTCCGCTGAGGCGAAGGGGGGAAGGCCAGTACCCCGACAGGCAGGCACTCCCCCAGCGCCGGCCGGGGTCCTATCGTCGAGGACATGAGCACCCCCACGATCTCCCTGAACAACGACGTGACCATCCCGGCTCTCGGTTTCGGCGTCTTCCAGACCCGGCCGGACGAGACGATCGCTGCGGTCGAGACGGCGCTGCAGATCGGCTACCGGCACATCGACACGGCCGCCGCCTACGGCAACGAGCGCGAGGTCGGCGAGGCGATCCGCCGGTCCGGTCTCGCCCGCGACGAGGTCTTCGTCGAGACGAAGATCTGGATCAGCGACTACGGCTACGACGAGACGCTGCACTCCTTCGACAAGAGCGCCGGCAAGCTCGGCGTCGAGCAGATCGACCTGCTGATCCTGCACCAGGCGCTGCCGGGCGAGTTCGACACGACGATCGGCGCCTACCGAGCGCTGGAGCGGCTGCTCGCCGACGGCAGGGTGCGCGCCATCGGCGTCTCGAACTTCATGCACGAGCACCTCGACCGGCTCCTCGCGGAGACCGAGGTCGTGCCGGCCGTCAACCAGATCGAGGTGCACCCGTACTTCCGCCAGTCGGCGCTGCTCGACCGCAACAACGAGCTCGGGATCGTCAGCCAGGCGTGGTCCCCGATCGGCGGCATCACCTTCTACCGGGACTCCGGCCACACGAGCACCCTCGAGAACGAGACGATCCGCTCGATCGCGGACGCACACGGCAAGACGCCCGCGCAGGTCATGCTCGGCTGGCACCTGCAGCAGGGCCGCCAGGTCATCCCGAAGTCCGTGACTCCCGCGCGGATCGCCGAGAACTTCGACGTCTTCGACATCGAGCTCTCCGAGACCGAGCTGGCCGCCATCGACGGCCTCGACACCGGCAAGCGCGGTGGCCCCGAGCCGGAGGACATCACGCTGGAGAGCTTCGGCCGGGAGATCCCGGAGGCATGATGGGCCGCGTGGCCCATGAGACACAGACATCCCGCGTGCTCGCGCACGCGGGATGTCCTTGATCCGCATCACCTGCGGTCAGCGGGCAGCGCAATCGATGCAGGTCCGCGCCGTGGGTCGCGCCTCGAGCCGACCCGCCGAGATGGGGCGACCGCACCGCTCGCAGGTGCCGTAGTCGCCTGCGTCGAGGCGGGCCAGAGCAGCGTCGATCTCGCGGAGGTGCTCGCGGGCCTGCCGAGCGAGCGCATCGACCTGCGAGCGCTCGAAGGCGATCGTCGCCCCCTCCGGGTCGTGCTCGTCGTCGGCGTTGCTCCCCTCGCTGGCCTCGACGAGCGCGTCGAAGTCGCCGGTGAGGGTCGCGAGACGAGCGAGGGTCTCCCTTCTATCGGCGTCGAGAAGTGTCCGTGGGTCAGGCATCCACGCATCATGGCACCCGCCCTCTACAGGTCGGCGGGCTGCCCCCGGAGGTGGGGTCGGATTGGGGAGCTTCGACGCCAGGACGTCAAGCCTCTCGGGCTGGCGCAGCGCCGCATCCGTGGGTCACCGGCCACTAGTCCTGGGCTTCGCCGAGGCGCGCGTCGGGCGTGAGCTCGCCCCTGAGACCGCCGCCGGTCGCAGCCCGGGCAAGAGCACGACCCAGCGCAGGTGCCTGCTTGAACAGATTGTGACCGGCCACAAAAAGGACAGAGCCTGCCTCCCACACGGCCACGCCGTCCTCGCTCCATGGGAGGTCGGTCACCCAGCAGTGAAGGAAGTCGCGCGGCTCTGGGTGGAGACCGGGCAGCGCCCGTGTCACGTATTCGCGTGCGCGTTCGTCCAGCGATCGAATCGCCGCAGGGTCGATGAACGTTCCGTCGTCGCGGACGCCGACGGTTTCGCTGAGTCCGACCGAATAACTGCTGTTGCCCGGTAGCGGCGCCGCGTACACACCGACTTCGCCGAAGACGCCGCTGCTGTCCTGCAGGCACGCGACTCGTGCCGGGGCGGCCGCTTTCACGTCGAAGGTCAGCCGGACGTGTGCGGCAAGGCGAACCGGCAGCGACAGGCCGACGCTGCGGGCCAGGCGGGCGGTTTCGCGGCCGGCGCACACGACCACCTTGGAGTAGACAGCCCGGTCGGCGACGCTGCGCACCTCGACCGTCCCATCGGCGCGGGGATCGATGGAGATGACCTCTGCGGTGGTGACGGCATCTTCGAGGGCACCCGCGAGTGCCGTGATCGCGGTGCGGGTGCGGATCGCCCCGCCCGACTCGTCGAGCACCGCTGGCCCCGAGTACCCAGCGAGCAGCGGCATTCGCTGGGCGAGCTCCGCTGCATCGATCTCGTGCGCTTCCACGCCGCCGACCTGGTCAAGCACCCGCAGCCGCGCCAGAGCGCTGTCGCCGATCGCCACGACACCGTCTGATGAGACCAGCTCGACGTCGAAGTGTTCGGCCCACTCATCCCATACGCCGCGGCTTTCGCGCGCGAGAGCGACGAGTCGCGGGTCGTCGTGGGCATGCCGGAAGATCCGCGACTCGCCTGCGGACTGACCCGTGCCGGGCACACCGGCCTCGTACAAGCGCACCGGAACGCCCTGCTCCCGCAGCGCGTACGCCGTCGACAGACCGACGATCCCGCCCCCGATCACTGCTACCTCGGGTGAACGCGTCGTGGCAACGTCGTCGTCAGTTCCTGTCATCGCGGTTCCTCGATCTGTTAGGGATGTGCGATATGCCGTAAGAAAAGGGGTCGCTGCCACGACGTCAACGGACTGTGTCAGCCCGAAGTCACCGCGGGCAGCGACCCCTCATGTCCGGGTCAGTACTCCCGGTCTGTGGTGTCAGGCGGGCAGCTTGGAGCCCAACACGTCGAGCTTCTCGATCGTCGGTTCGGAGAACATCGCACCGGTCTGCTCGCCGAGAGCTGCCGCAACAGCGCCGGACAGGTGAGCGTCACGTCCGGCGTCGTCGGGGAACACGTCGAAGATCCCGAAGGAGGAGGGCCCGAGGCGGATCGCGAACCACGCAGTGGTCGCCGGCTCTTCCTCGACAAGCGCACGGCCGCTGTCAAGGAACTCCTTCACGTCGTCCTCCTTGCCGGGCAGCGCGTCGAACCTGACCAGCAGTCCCTTGGTCACACTCATGACTTCCCCCCTTCCGTTGTCGAGGTGCCCTCGAGTTGGGACACGATCGCCGCGGAGAACGCCGGCAGGTCCTCCGGCGAGCGGCTGGTGATGAGGTTCTTGTCGACCACGACCTCCTCGTCAACGACGTTCGCGCCAGCATTACGCAGATCCGTGCGGATGCTCGGGAAGGACGTCAGGGTGCG
Encoded proteins:
- a CDS encoding alpha/beta hydrolase is translated as MATHAFPEPVVVTHGPSDPDAPLVVLLHGRGSHEGEIISLAPHLPQGLQYAAVRAPIAEGGGFAWFANRGIGRPVAESLAATMAWFRAWLDDVAPEGRPVVLVGFSGGAAFAGGLLLADPQRFVGGAILFATMPFDAGLPTTPERLAGTSTLVIQGDTDQVIPRELLDRTWNYLTGESGATTTALREPGGHDLTAASRQALSAWLEDVTA
- a CDS encoding aldo/keto reductase; the encoded protein is MSTPTISLNNDVTIPALGFGVFQTRPDETIAAVETALQIGYRHIDTAAAYGNEREVGEAIRRSGLARDEVFVETKIWISDYGYDETLHSFDKSAGKLGVEQIDLLILHQALPGEFDTTIGAYRALERLLADGRVRAIGVSNFMHEHLDRLLAETEVVPAVNQIEVHPYFRQSALLDRNNELGIVSQAWSPIGGITFYRDSGHTSTLENETIRSIADAHGKTPAQVMLGWHLQQGRQVIPKSVTPARIAENFDVFDIELSETELAAIDGLDTGKRGGPEPEDITLESFGREIPEA
- a CDS encoding TraR/DksA C4-type zinc finger protein gives rise to the protein MPDPRTLLDADRRETLARLATLTGDFDALVEASEGSNADDEHDPEGATIAFERSQVDALARQAREHLREIDAALARLDAGDYGTCERCGRPISAGRLEARPTARTCIDCAAR
- a CDS encoding FAD-binding oxidoreductase, with protein sequence MTGTDDDVATTRSPEVAVIGGGIVGLSTAYALREQGVPVRLYEAGVPGTGQSAGESRIFRHAHDDPRLVALARESRGVWDEWAEHFDVELVSSDGVVAIGDSALARLRVLDQVGGVEAHEIDAAELAQRMPLLAGYSGPAVLDESGGAIRTRTAITALAGALEDAVTTAEVISIDPRADGTVEVRSVADRAVYSKVVVCAGRETARLARSVGLSLPVRLAAHVRLTFDVKAAAPARVACLQDSSGVFGEVGVYAAPLPGNSSYSVGLSETVGVRDDGTFIDPAAIRSLDERAREYVTRALPGLHPEPRDFLHCWVTDLPWSEDGVAVWEAGSVLFVAGHNLFKQAPALGRALARAATGGGLRGELTPDARLGEAQD
- a CDS encoding putative quinol monooxygenase, with amino-acid sequence MSVTKGLLVRFDALPGKEDDVKEFLDSGRALVEEEPATTAWFAIRLGPSSFGIFDVFPDDAGRDAHLSGAVAAALGEQTGAMFSEPTIEKLDVLGSKLPA